One genomic segment of Clostridiales bacterium includes these proteins:
- a CDS encoding NAD(P)/FAD-dependent oxidoreductase, which yields MAKERKVIIIGAGASGLVAAIAAKRAGAYVILLDKNSRVGKKILATGNGRCNITNRYMDISKYHGKHPRFVYGAFSAFGQEYTLEFFEKLGIYFREEEGGRMFPASFQASSVLDVLRYEIENLGVETVCDAEAVDIRHEGQFEIELRDGRKLKSDRVIICTGGKAGPEFGSDGSGFLLSKKFGHSIIEPFPALVQLKLNAKFLKAIQGVKFDGNVELVVDKKVIKREDGEILFTDYGISGPPVFQLSRKAGELIRDGKRVFIKVVLVDYISEDGLRSVLLKRYEEGNKKSVSLSFVGLINKRLIPVVLREAGISDMNKPVASLTTHEKDNILHILKDWRFEVSGTNPWASAQVTAGGVNTEEINPKTMESKIVPGLYFAGEVIDIDGDCGGYNLQWAWSSGLAAGYNSAL from the coding sequence ATGGCAAAGGAAAGGAAAGTCATAATAATAGGCGCCGGTGCATCGGGCCTTGTGGCGGCGATAGCTGCCAAAAGAGCCGGCGCATATGTCATATTGCTGGATAAAAACAGCAGGGTGGGCAAGAAAATACTTGCGACGGGAAACGGAAGATGCAACATTACAAACAGATATATGGACATATCAAAGTATCACGGCAAGCACCCGAGGTTTGTATACGGAGCTTTTTCGGCGTTTGGGCAGGAGTATACTTTAGAGTTTTTTGAAAAGCTCGGCATATACTTCAGGGAAGAGGAAGGCGGCAGGATGTTCCCGGCATCATTTCAGGCATCAAGCGTGCTGGATGTATTAAGGTATGAAATAGAAAATTTGGGCGTTGAAACCGTATGCGATGCTGAAGCGGTAGATATACGGCATGAAGGACAGTTCGAAATCGAATTGAGGGATGGAAGAAAGCTTAAGTCCGACAGGGTTATAATCTGCACCGGGGGCAAGGCAGGTCCTGAATTCGGTTCAGACGGCAGCGGGTTTTTGCTTTCTAAAAAATTTGGGCACAGCATCATCGAGCCTTTTCCAGCCCTTGTTCAGCTCAAACTGAATGCGAAGTTCCTAAAGGCGATACAGGGTGTAAAATTTGACGGAAATGTTGAACTCGTCGTGGATAAAAAAGTAATCAAAAGAGAAGACGGGGAAATACTTTTTACGGATTACGGGATATCGGGGCCGCCTGTATTTCAGTTAAGCCGAAAAGCGGGAGAGCTCATCAGGGATGGCAAAAGGGTTTTCATAAAAGTCGTGCTTGTTGACTACATTTCAGAGGATGGGCTCCGTTCAGTGCTTTTGAAAAGGTATGAAGAGGGGAACAAGAAATCTGTCTCACTCAGCTTCGTAGGCCTTATAAATAAAAGGCTTATACCGGTTGTCCTTAGGGAGGCAGGAATTTCGGACATGAATAAACCTGTGGCTTCCCTTACGACTCATGAAAAGGATAATATTTTACATATATTGAAAGACTGGAGATTCGAAGTTTCAGGGACTAATCCATGGGCTTCTGCCCAGGTTACGGCAGGAGGAGTAAATACGGAGGAGATAAACCCTAAAACCATGGAATCCAAAATAGTCCCCGGGCTTTATTTTGCAGGAGAGGTTATCGATATCGACGGGGACTGCGGAGGATATAACCTTCAATGGGCGTGGTCTTCAGGGCTTGCGGCCGGTTATAATTCCGCCTTGTAA